Proteins from a genomic interval of Treponema succinifaciens DSM 2489:
- a CDS encoding biotin--[acetyl-CoA-carboxylase] ligase → MGNKNLSTKYVILKILREANAPVSGEEAAKLADISRVSVWKAIQSLQASGYGISSTRAGYFLEKDLKDSLFPWEFGAEEELFFHFPETESTMTEARKIAQENSFSKKMEIITADKQTKGQGHSSHKWTTTKGSLACTLITRSGIAVSYSHRATMAAQIAIVKTLTEMTGRKFYARWPNDIWSENGKVGGILDEISATGGKCNWLNIGIGINLTSCPKIPNTDCAVKSDAKFSRKEFLSAFLKEFKSAEEKLQQEDSSLVCEWNNLCFDNGKKIRLESEKNIYTFKGINAFGFALLESKNQNRILIPGQDSFIK, encoded by the coding sequence ATGGGTAACAAAAATCTTTCAACAAAATATGTAATCTTAAAAATTCTTCGGGAAGCAAACGCACCTGTTTCCGGGGAAGAAGCCGCAAAGCTCGCTGATATTTCCAGAGTTTCAGTTTGGAAAGCGATTCAGTCATTGCAAGCTTCCGGCTATGGAATTTCTTCAACACGCGCAGGATATTTTCTTGAAAAAGATTTAAAGGACAGTCTGTTTCCCTGGGAATTCGGCGCAGAAGAAGAACTTTTCTTTCACTTTCCGGAAACTGAATCCACGATGACAGAAGCAAGAAAAATCGCGCAGGAAAATTCTTTCAGCAAAAAAATGGAAATCATAACAGCGGACAAGCAGACAAAAGGGCAGGGACACTCAAGCCACAAATGGACAACAACAAAAGGCAGCCTCGCCTGCACGTTGATTACAAGAAGCGGAATCGCAGTGTCCTATTCACACCGCGCAACAATGGCGGCTCAAATTGCAATCGTAAAAACTTTAACTGAAATGACAGGAAGAAAATTCTACGCAAGGTGGCCGAACGACATCTGGAGCGAAAACGGAAAAGTCGGAGGCATTCTTGATGAGATTTCTGCAACCGGCGGAAAATGCAACTGGCTCAATATAGGAATCGGAATAAATTTAACTTCGTGCCCAAAGATTCCAAACACAGACTGCGCAGTAAAATCAGATGCAAAGTTTTCACGCAAGGAATTTCTTTCCGCATTTTTAAAAGAGTTTAAATCAGCGGAAGAAAAATTGCAGCAGGAAGATTCATCTCTCGTTTGTGAATGGAACAACCTCTGCTTTGACAACGGAAAAAAAATCCGCCTTGAATCCGAAAAAAATATTTACACATTCAAAGGAATAAACGCATTTGGCTTTGCATTGCTGGAATCAAAAAATCAAAACCGCATTTTAATTCCCGGTCAAGACAGTTTTATAAAGTAA
- a CDS encoding LysR family transcriptional regulator, which produces MELNQIKYFLEVAKNEHVTKSADNLHVAQPALTQSIHKLEEELEIPLFKHDGRNIKLTTYGQWLYKKLTPIVKEIDEIPEQLKTMANLEDSTIHLNILAASTLITNAIIEYKKINKKVHIQLNQNDQTDLYDICVTTKLFYQQNENEKDSVFVCSEKIFLAVPNIPRFSNLKSISLEEVKNENFIALSGSKHLRTICDKYCHEAGIRPNIIFESDNISAVKNTIGANLGIGFWPQYSWGKLDTKKVLLLEISDPVCSRDILISYKKNKLDCSQVEKFYNFLTDYVSSKEKASLGQTP; this is translated from the coding sequence ATGGAACTGAATCAAATAAAATACTTCCTTGAAGTTGCAAAAAACGAACACGTTACAAAAAGCGCGGACAATCTTCACGTGGCCCAGCCTGCGCTCACTCAGTCAATTCACAAGCTGGAAGAAGAACTGGAAATTCCTTTATTCAAGCACGACGGACGGAACATAAAACTTACAACTTACGGACAATGGCTTTATAAAAAGCTCACGCCAATAGTAAAAGAAATAGATGAAATTCCTGAACAGCTAAAGACAATGGCAAACCTTGAAGATTCGACAATCCATTTAAATATTCTGGCGGCTTCCACACTTATAACAAACGCGATTATCGAATACAAAAAAATAAATAAAAAAGTTCATATTCAGCTGAATCAAAACGACCAGACAGACCTTTACGATATTTGCGTTACAACAAAACTTTTTTATCAGCAAAACGAAAATGAAAAAGACAGTGTCTTTGTTTGTTCTGAAAAAATTTTTCTTGCTGTTCCAAACATTCCGCGCTTTTCCAATTTAAAATCAATTTCCCTTGAAGAAGTAAAAAATGAAAATTTTATCGCGCTGTCCGGCTCAAAGCATCTGCGCACAATTTGCGACAAATACTGTCACGAAGCGGGAATCCGCCCGAATATTATTTTTGAAAGTGATAATATTTCAGCTGTAAAAAATACAATCGGAGCAAACCTAGGAATCGGGTTCTGGCCGCAATATTCCTGGGGAAAACTTGACACAAAAAAAGTTTTGCTTCTTGAAATAAGCGATCCTGTTTGCAGCCGCGACATTTTAATTTCCTATAAAAAAAACAAACTTGACTGCTCGCAAGTTGAAAAGTTTTACAACTTCTTGACAGATTATGTATCTTCAAAAGAAAAAGCAAGTCTTGGGCAAACACCTTGA
- a CDS encoding sugar kinase translates to MKIITFGELLLRLQPEGYYRFVQVDKMTSTFGGAEANVAVSLANFGEDSFFVTKLPCHEIGQSAVNSLRRFGVKTEYIVRGGNRVGIYFNERGASQRPSKCIYDRAGSAIALSQKSDFDWNKILEGADWFHFTGVTPALGGELPEICIEACKTANAKRIPVSCDLNYRSKLWSKQQAKETMEKIAPYIDICISNEEDAMDVFGISADDTDIENGKLSKEGYKNVARKLSEKYGFKKVAITLRSSINASRNKWAALFYDGTDCFFSREYDMAIVDRLGGGDSFCAGLIYSILRNENSQRAVEFASAASCLKHSIEGDFNMVSVEEVEHLAHGDSSGRIQR, encoded by the coding sequence ATGAAAATAATTACTTTTGGGGAACTTCTTCTTCGCTTACAGCCGGAAGGTTACTACCGATTTGTTCAGGTAGACAAAATGACTTCAACGTTCGGCGGAGCTGAAGCAAATGTTGCTGTTTCGCTTGCAAACTTTGGCGAAGATTCTTTTTTTGTTACAAAACTTCCTTGCCACGAAATAGGGCAGAGCGCAGTCAACAGCCTTAGAAGATTCGGCGTAAAAACTGAATATATTGTGCGCGGCGGAAACAGAGTCGGAATATACTTTAATGAACGGGGAGCAAGCCAACGTCCGTCAAAATGTATCTACGACAGAGCAGGCTCGGCAATCGCTTTAAGCCAAAAATCAGACTTTGACTGGAACAAAATTCTTGAAGGAGCAGATTGGTTTCATTTTACAGGCGTAACTCCAGCTCTTGGTGGAGAACTTCCTGAAATCTGTATTGAAGCCTGCAAAACCGCAAACGCAAAAAGAATTCCTGTAAGCTGCGACTTAAACTACAGAAGCAAGCTTTGGTCAAAGCAGCAAGCAAAAGAAACAATGGAAAAAATCGCTCCGTATATTGACATCTGCATTTCAAATGAAGAAGACGCGATGGATGTTTTTGGAATAAGCGCGGACGATACAGACATTGAAAACGGAAAGCTCAGCAAAGAAGGTTACAAAAATGTAGCCCGCAAACTTTCAGAAAAATATGGATTCAAAAAAGTCGCAATAACACTGCGCTCTTCTATAAATGCAAGCAGAAATAAATGGGCAGCTCTTTTTTACGATGGAACTGATTGTTTTTTTAGCCGTGAATATGACATGGCAATTGTAGACAGACTTGGAGGCGGGGACAGCTTTTGCGCCGGACTGATTTATTCTATTTTAAGAAATGAAAATAGCCAGCGTGCTGTTGAATTTGCAAGCGCAGCTTCATGCTTAAAGCACTCAATTGAAGGAGACTTCAACATGGTCTCCGTGGAAGAAGTTGAACATCTTGCGCACGGAGATTCAAGCGGAAGAATCCAGCGTTAA
- a CDS encoding biotin transporter BioY → MKSQKSGTNIILTALFAALISASCFIQIPLPVGIPIIIQDMMCMLSGMLLGPFYGALSVVIFLILGSLGLPVFSGKGGIQHLISGPTGGFLFSYAIGALAGGLILAIFLSNKKEHSKIKSLIVISLAAIAATVIIFAGGILGFMRVTQSGLEKTLATVLFPFIPGNIIKIILMVPLTYKFRPVIFRYTNS, encoded by the coding sequence ATGAAATCACAAAAATCAGGAACAAACATTATTCTTACGGCTTTATTTGCGGCTCTTATTTCAGCCTCGTGCTTTATACAAATTCCGCTGCCGGTTGGCATTCCAATTATTATTCAAGACATGATGTGCATGCTTTCCGGGATGCTGCTTGGACCATTTTACGGAGCTTTGTCCGTTGTAATTTTTTTAATTCTCGGAAGCTTGGGGCTGCCTGTTTTTTCAGGCAAAGGTGGAATCCAGCATTTGATTTCAGGGCCAACAGGCGGATTTCTTTTTTCCTACGCAATCGGAGCTTTGGCAGGCGGACTGATCCTTGCAATTTTTCTTTCAAATAAAAAAGAGCACTCAAAAATAAAATCGCTGATTGTTATATCGCTTGCGGCAATCGCTGCGACTGTAATTATTTTTGCAGGCGGAATCCTTGGCTTCATGCGCGTAACACAAAGCGGACTTGAAAAAACTTTGGCAACAGTTTTGTTTCCGTTCATTCCGGGCAACATTATAAAAATAATTTTAATGGTGCCACTCACTTACAAATTCCGCCCGGTGATTTTCCGCTACACAAATTCGTAA
- a CDS encoding pectinesterase family protein, whose product MLELNVNTKSPAAITAALKKIKEMIFTGTVAKDTAIHLILEPGSYRETVRYNLSNPLAIESVPGTKAEDCVILADNCEAYNKGQQNRAVFSFGPNATNVSLKNFTISNTHVKTSEELYSAEDSAEALAWNNTTGTLFCERIKLEGHQNTLFVKGFSWFLNSSISGDVNFIYGEPDTCLFENCAIEVIADNRGDFDGFAINSHAIAEKTGFVFTNCRFLGEKRKKNFVYACRTDGAGNSESKKDWDSIAFINCIFSDIFAQELLWDDDMNLEVYPRGNAKCGIREYNSKIALKGGKVTEADTSKRNIKSYTLTEDDYFNGYASRYLILHDTPFAELLSRE is encoded by the coding sequence ATGCTAGAACTGAATGTGAACACAAAATCACCTGCGGCAATAACTGCTGCCTTAAAAAAAATAAAAGAAATGATTTTCACAGGAACTGTCGCAAAAGACACAGCAATTCATCTGATTCTTGAGCCGGGTTCTTACAGAGAAACAGTGCGGTACAATCTTTCAAATCCGCTGGCAATAGAAAGCGTTCCCGGAACAAAAGCAGAAGACTGCGTAATTCTTGCCGACAACTGCGAGGCTTACAACAAAGGTCAGCAAAATCGGGCTGTGTTTTCTTTCGGACCAAACGCGACAAATGTTTCTCTCAAAAATTTTACAATTTCAAATACGCACGTAAAAACTTCCGAGGAACTTTATTCTGCCGAGGATTCTGCAGAAGCCCTTGCCTGGAACAACACAACTGGTACATTGTTCTGTGAAAGAATCAAACTTGAAGGACACCAGAACACGCTTTTTGTAAAAGGATTCAGCTGGTTTTTGAATTCAAGCATTTCAGGCGATGTTAATTTTATTTACGGAGAACCGGACACTTGCCTTTTTGAAAACTGCGCAATTGAAGTGATTGCAGACAACAGAGGCGACTTTGACGGATTCGCAATCAACAGCCACGCAATAGCCGAAAAAACAGGATTCGTATTTACAAACTGCCGCTTTCTCGGAGAAAAAAGAAAAAAGAATTTTGTGTATGCCTGCAGAACAGATGGAGCCGGAAATTCAGAAAGCAAAAAAGACTGGGACAGCATTGCTTTTATAAACTGCATTTTTTCTGACATCTTTGCACAGGAACTTTTGTGGGACGATGACATGAACCTTGAAGTTTATCCGCGCGGAAACGCAAAATGCGGAATCAGGGAATACAATTCAAAAATAGCTTTAAAAGGCGGAAAAGTTACAGAAGCCGACACAAGCAAAAGAAATATAAAATCTTACACGCTCACAGAAGATGATTATTTCAACGGATACGCAAGCCGCTATCTTATTCTGCACGACACTCCGTTTGCAGAACTTTTATCCAGGGAATAA